A stretch of the Aegilops tauschii subsp. strangulata cultivar AL8/78 chromosome 4, Aet v6.0, whole genome shotgun sequence genome encodes the following:
- the LOC109783682 gene encoding uncharacterized protein, whose translation MGFVSFAGRVLFASVFLLSAYQEFTEFGTDGGPAAKNLEPKFNSFTKNISVHLGVVVPHVELKHVIAATIGLKGLGGLLFILSSSFGAYLLALYLAFITPVVYDFYNYDMEKAEFVQIFMKFTQNLALFGALLFFLGMKNSVPKRQAKKKAPKSKTT comes from the exons ATGGGGTTCGTGTCCTTCGCCGGGAGGGTCCTCTTCGCCTCCGTCTTCCTCCTCTCCGCCTACCAGGA ATTCACTGAATTTGGAACTGATGGCGGGCCAGCTGCAAAGAATCTTGAGCCTAAGTTTAACAGCTTCACCAAAAATATATCTGTACACCTCGGAGTTGTGGTGCCTCATGTAGAG TTGAAGCATGTGATTGCTGCTACCATTGGTCTGAAGGGTCTGGGAGGTCTGCTGTTTATCTTGAGCAGTTCATTTGGTGCTTATCTCCTG GCCCTCTACCTTGCTTTCATCACACCGGTTGTCTACGACTTCTACAACTACGACATGGAGAAGGCTGAATTtgtgcagatcttcatgaagttcACACAG AACCTGGCGCTGTTTGGAGCCCTTCTCTTCTTCCTGGGCATGAAGAACTCGGTCCCCAAGAGgcaggccaagaagaaggccccCAAGTCCAAGACAACCTAG